From Coffea arabica cultivar ET-39 chromosome 10e, Coffea Arabica ET-39 HiFi, whole genome shotgun sequence, one genomic window encodes:
- the LOC113710932 gene encoding uncharacterized protein isoform X5 — MADQAETAAVGDLPPAPSPAIASCVRRKLVQSTLFPVTKKEQILRDDECKGEEEDDGNEDDEEEEDWGSSSKKRKVNSSKKKANNSNSRTTPRSRASKKVVLNGKEISSKKVDDGDSPVTIKSDFFMKSSEKVNQKKQQDERLSDFSCQENDKPSNSPNKDERTPSKLTRQNGFIVEKPKTKKTTPKKKLANSDLIETLSKKTSSDTMLDGPTLQSIPNLRLEAKMTTQENSRLFAGKQIHPFFSLHKASKRNQEIIDLEDPCCSSERKDANLSFNPIHVFDMVEDGSHCLDWKNWSFSEGNLSSINSHLEDNLLSLYDQRVNSLQFDDFSRHSFPSSGLTCQNNISLDKCPITLDEEGEVGRTNCVQASSSCVAFGAEWQGKFVQQGSSNWPENCLWTDKYQPRRAAQFICLQICGNDEAVKFISQWLYLWHEKGSQSGKSSFHDEQAVGEDIDYSSHQSDTDSENIDEETSLKNVLLVTGPVGSGKSAAIYACAEEQGFQVLEVNASDWRNGALVKHRFGEALGSHWLQHKVDNTASSDKKYLSKSSPEIIEVTKGSEDEVVELIPLSDEDDPQLICNGNSILDCQNEIKTLILFEDVDATLSEDHGFLSTIQQLAQTAKRPMILTANNYNPILPNNLDRLEVSFKMPSPAELLGLGHMVCAAEKAEIEPWLINRLIDSCQGDIRKTIMYLQFWCQGQNSKKGTGSQITYSPLPFDLEAGHEVLPKLIPWGCPSRLSEIVEEEITKSLVMMEDRYGLVDIIVEEELNCGKPHASSRIQSHKLDHIEVKKEAILSLHSSIYDEDDLLAQPDCNLELSDFSGSPVAFSGSVRRKLGAVISSDSEEEYLGDNTPTLLGREFGDQKNEIQVRRKLGAVMSSDSEEEYLGDNIPTLLGREFGDQKNEMQVVNSTSSPHLFPIGSCCHPTDQLTHVEEDKLKHSGSTCLENVVYSHMDGVCRSVDMSSVPEPSFVPETEFGDQTDLFSVAVSCSLMEVDSMSENLLPRLSSIKDGKCCTPPYENQEMLSNDSDMHRKTLKTEEIGDSNLEHVEDGIRGHQMLDECSRVEFSGAPKTFKTLKPHQQVDFVEETWRRLRERKTDLQQYVTPQQKEAFQALKVASGMSKLISEADSLVTLCQSQICDSLEPSLSPCEESQLGSWYDDHLHMSSIMAQHGICFYAKESLAVGSNRDSVDRVDLAWEMLSSSTNAMALGRLLSVDRKLTGGTEERSEMSRCSFRRKIDSCLYNVLESVVPPRTHLALHGDAFHEYLSSLSKVSRLEAGRLAELASKREQRRARIARHYLSSGTFVLSPEDISLLSQYNSYRKFLPNGDIHGSDKALS, encoded by the exons ATGGCGGATCAAGCTGAAACAGCCGCTGTCGGGGATCTTCCGCCGGCACCGTCGCCGGCAATAGCATCATGTGTACGGCGTAAGTTGGTGCAATCTACACTGTTCCCAGTCACCAAAAAAGAGCAAATTTTGAGAGATGATGAGTgtaaaggagaagaagaagacgaTGGAAACGaggatgatgaagaagaagaggactGGGGTAGTAGCAGTAagaaaaggaaggtaaattcaTCAAAGAAAAAGGCGAATAATAGTAATTCGAGGACTACGCCGCGATCTAGAGCTTCCAAGAAG GTAGTGCTAAACGGAAAAGAAATCTCAAGTAAGAAAGTAGATGATGGAGATTCTCCTGTTACCATTA AGTCTGACTTCTTTATGAAGAGCTCAGAGAAAGTGAACCAGAAGAAACAGCAAGACGAGCGGCTCTCTGATTTTTCATGTCAAGAAAATGATAAACCCTCAAATTCTCCTAATA AAGATGAGAGAACTCCTTCAAAACTTACAAGGCAGAATGGCTTCATCGTGGAGAAACCAAAGACAAAAAAAACTACACCAAAGAAAAAATTGGCGAACAGTGACTTGATTGAGACATTGTCTAAGAAAACATCTTCTGATACTATGTTAGATGGGCCTACACTGCAATCCATTCCCAATCTTAGATTAGAGGCAAAAATGACCACTCAG GAAAATTCACGTTTATTTGCAGGAAAGCAAATACATCCATTTTTCTCATTACATAAGGCAAGTAAAAGAAACCAGGAGATAATTGATCTGGAGGATCCGTGTTGTTCTTCTGAAAGAAAGGACGCTAACCTTAGTTTCAACCCTATTCATGTATTTGACATGGTTGAG GATGGTTCCCACTGCCTTGATTGGAAGAATTGGTCGTTTTCTGAGGGAAATCTCAGCAGCATCAATTCTCATCTGGAAGATAACTTGTTATCACTTTATGATCAACGTGTAAACTCCTTACAGTTTGATGACTTCTCAAGACATTCTTTCCCAAGCAGTGGATTGACATGCCAAAACAACATTTCTCTGGATAAATGCCCTATTACACTCGATGAG GAGGGTGAAGTTGGCAGAACTAATTGTGTCCAAGCATCTTCTAGTTGTGTAGCATTCGGAGCTGAGTGGCAGGGCAAGTTTGTTCAGCAAGG TTCTTCCAATTGGCCAGAGAATTGCTTATGGACAGACAAATATCAGCCTAGAAGGGCTGCACAG TTCATTTGTCTGCAGATATGTGGCAATGATGAAGCAGTTAAGTTTATTAGTCAGTGGCTATATCTATGGCATGAGAAAGGTTCTCAAAGTGGCAAAAGTTCTTTCCATGATGAGCAAGCAGTTGGCGAAGACATTGATTACTCCTCTCATCAAAGTGACACTGATTCTGAGAATATAGATGAAGAAACCTCTTTGAAGAATGTCCTCCTAGTTACGGGGCCAGTTGGG AGTGGGAAATCTGCTGCCATCTATGCCTGTGCGGAAGAGCAAGGTTTTCAAGTTCTTGAG GTCAATGCATCAGATTGGCGTAATGGAGCCCTTGTGAAGCATAGATTTGGGGAGGCTCTAGGGTCACACTGGCTTCAACA TAAAGTGGATAATACAGCTAGTTCGGACAAAAAATATCTATCAAAGTCTTCCCCGGAAATTATTGAGGTGACAAAAGGGTCTGAGGATGAAGTTGTAGAACTGATACCGCTATCTGATGAAGATGATCCTCAACTAATTTGCAATGGGAATAGCATTCTTGACTGTCAAAATGAAATTAAGACTTTGATTCTTTTTGAGGATGTGGATGCTACTCTCAGTGAAGATCATGGTTTTTTATCCACAATACAGCAACTTGCACAGACGGCAAAGCGCCCAATGATTTTGACTGCTAACA ATTACAATCCTATCCTGCCAAACAATTTAGACAGGTTGGAGGTGTCTTTTAAAATGCCTTCACCAGCGGAGCTCCTTGGGCTTGGACACATG GTTTGTGCAGCAGAAAAAGCTGAAATTGAACCTTGGTTGATCAATCGTTTAATTGATTCTTGTCAAGGCGATATTCGTAAAACCATCATGTATCTTCAGTTTTGGTGCCAGGGTCagaattcaaagaaag GTACTGGATCACAGATAACATATAGTCCACTTCCATTTGACCTTGAAGCTGGGCATGAGGTACTACCGAAATTAATTCCTTGGGGCTGCCCTTCTCGGCTATCTGAAATTGTGGAGGAGGAGATTACCAAGTCGCTAGTGATGATGGAAGATAGGTATGGCTTAGTGGACATAATTGTAGAAGAAGAGCTGAACTGTGGGAAACCACATGCTAGTTCAAGGATTCAAAGTCATAAACTGGACCACATTGAGGTCAAGAAAGAAGCAATATTGAGCTTGCACTCTTCCATTTATGATGAAGATGATTTATTAGCTCAGCCTGATTGCAATTTGGAACTTTCCGATTTCTCTGGATCACCAGTTGCATTTTCCGGAAGCGTTAGGAGAAAACTTGGTGCTGTCATATCATCTGATTCGGAAGAGGAATATTTAGGTGATAATACTCCCACTCTTCTTGGCAGAGAATTTGGtgatcaaaagaatgaaatTCAAGTTAGGAGAAAACTTGGTGCTGTTATGTCATCTGATTCTGAAGAGGAATATTTAGGTGATAATATTCCCACTCTTCTTGGCAGAGAATTTGGtgatcaaaagaatgaaatgcaagttgTGAATAGCACATCTTCTCCACACTTATTTCCTATTGGAAGTTGCTGCCATCCAACTGATCAACTTACTCATGTTGAAGAAGACAAATTGAAGCATAGTGGTTCGACATGCTTAGAAAATGTTGTTTATTCGCATATGGATGGGGTGTGCAGGTCAGTTGACATGTCCAGTGTGCCAGAACCATCATTTGTCCCTGAGACTGAGTTTGGTGATCAAACAGACCTATTTTCTGTAGCAGTATCTTGCAGCCTCATGGAAGTAGATTCGATGAGTGAAAATTTATTACCAAGGCTCTCTTCCATTAAAGATGGAAAGTGCTGTACTCCACCATATGAGAACCAGGAAATGCTGAGCAATGATAGTGATATGCATAGGAAAACATTGAAGACAGAGGAGATAGGTGATTCTAACCTTGAACATGTAGAAGATGGCATAAGAGGACATCAAATGTTGGATGAATGTAGCCGCGTTGAGTTCAGTGGAGCTCCTAAGACCTTCAAGACACTAAAGCCTCATCAACAGGTTGATTTTGTAGAAGAAACATGGAGAAGACTGCGTGAGCGTAAAACAGATTTACAGCAGTATGTTACCCCTCAACAGAAAGAAGCTTTTCAAGCTCTAAAAGTTGCTTCCGGAATGAGTAAACTAATTTCTGAAGCTGATTCATTAGTTACTTTGTGCCAATCACAGATATGT GACTCCTTGGAGCCATCACTCTCGCCATGTGAGGAGTCGCAATTAGGTAGCTGGTATGATGACCATCTGCATATGTCATCAATTATGGCTCAACATGGCATATGCTTCTATGCTAAGGAAAGTCTTGCAGTGGGATCAAATCGTGACTCAGTGGATAGAGTGGATTTGGCTTGGGAGATGTTGTCATCCTCTACCAATGCAATGGCATTAGGGAGACTACTCAGTGTGGACAGGAAATTGACAGGAGGGACAGAAGAAAGGTCGGAGATGAGTCGCTGTTCCTTTAGAAG GAAAATAGACTCGTGTCTTTACAATGTACTTGAGTCTGTAGTTCCCCCAAGGACGCATCTAGCCCTGCATGGTGATGCCTTTCATGAATATCTCTCGTCATTGAGCAAGGTCTCGAGATTGGAAGCTGGCCGTCTGGCTGAACTTGCTTCTAAGAGAGAACAAAGAAG GGCACGTATTGCACGGCATTACTTGAGTTCTGGCACATTTGTATTATCCCCTGAAGATATTTCACTGCTAAGTCAATATAACAGCTACAGAAAGTTTCTCCCCAACGGGGATATACATGGTTCAGATAAAGCTCTCTCTTGA
- the LOC113710932 gene encoding uncharacterized protein isoform X4 — protein sequence MADQAETAAVGDLPPAPSPAIASCVRRKLVQSTLFPVTKKEQILRDDECKGEEEDDGNEDDEEEEDWGSSSKKRKVNSSKKKANNSNSRTTPRSRASKKVVLNGKEISSKKVDDGDSPVTIKSDFFMKSSEKVNQKKQQDERLSDFSCQENDKPSNSPNKDERTPSKLTRQNGFIVEKPKTKKTTPKKKLANSDLIETLSKKTSSDTMLDGPTLQSIPNLRLEAKMTTQENSRLFAGKQIHPFFSLHKASKRNQEIIDLEDPCCSSERKDANLSFNPIHVFDMVEDGSHCLDWKNWSFSEGNLSSINSHLEDNLLSLYDQRVNSLQFDDFSRHSFPSSGLTCQNNISLDKCPITLDEEGEVGRTNCVQASSSCVAFGAEWQGKFVQQGSSNWPENCLWTDKYQPRRAAQICGNDEAVKFISQWLYLWHEKGSQSGKSSFHDEQAVGEDIDYSSHQSDTDSENIDEETSLKNVLLVTGPVGSGKSAAIYACAEEQGFQVLEVNASDWRNGALVKHRFGEALGSHWLQHKVDNTASSDKKYLSKSSPEIIEVTKGSEDEVVELIPLSDEDDPQLICNGNSILDCQNEIKTLILFEDVDATLSEDHGFLSTIQQLAQTAKRPMILTANNYNPILPNNLDRLEVSFKMPSPAELLGLGHMVCAAEKAEIEPWLINRLIDSCQGDIRKTIMYLQFWCQGQNSKKGTGSQITYSPLPFDLEAGHEVLPKLIPWGCPSRLSEIVEEEITKSLVMMEDRYGLVDIIVEEELNCGKPHASSRIQSHKLDHIEVKKEAILSLHSSIYDEDDLLAQPDCNLELSDFSGSPVAFSGSVRRKLGAVISSDSEEEYLGDNTPTLLGREFGDQKNEIQVRRKLGAVMSSDSEEEYLGDNIPTLLGREFGDQKNEMQVVNSTSSPHLFPIGSCCHPTDQLTHVEEDKLKHSGSTCLENVVYSHMDGVCRSVDMSSVPEPSFVPETEFGDQTDLFSVAVSCSLMEVDSMSENLLPRLSSIKDGKCCTPPYENQEMLSNDSDMHRKTLKTEEIGDSNLEHVEDGIRGHQMLDECSRVEFSGAPKTFKTLKPHQQVDFVEETWRRLRERKTDLQQYVTPQQKEAFQALKVASGMSKLISEADSLVTLCQSQICDSLEPSLSPCEESQLGSWYDDHLHMSSIMAQHGICFYAKESLAVGSNRDSVDRVDLAWEMLSSSTNAMALGRLLSVDRKLTGGTEERSEMSRCSFRRYRIRRKIDSCLYNVLESVVPPRTHLALHGDAFHEYLSSLSKVSRLEAGRLAELASKREQRRARIARHYLSSGTFVLSPEDISLLSQYNSYRKFLPNGDIHGSDKALS from the exons ATGGCGGATCAAGCTGAAACAGCCGCTGTCGGGGATCTTCCGCCGGCACCGTCGCCGGCAATAGCATCATGTGTACGGCGTAAGTTGGTGCAATCTACACTGTTCCCAGTCACCAAAAAAGAGCAAATTTTGAGAGATGATGAGTgtaaaggagaagaagaagacgaTGGAAACGaggatgatgaagaagaagaggactGGGGTAGTAGCAGTAagaaaaggaaggtaaattcaTCAAAGAAAAAGGCGAATAATAGTAATTCGAGGACTACGCCGCGATCTAGAGCTTCCAAGAAG GTAGTGCTAAACGGAAAAGAAATCTCAAGTAAGAAAGTAGATGATGGAGATTCTCCTGTTACCATTA AGTCTGACTTCTTTATGAAGAGCTCAGAGAAAGTGAACCAGAAGAAACAGCAAGACGAGCGGCTCTCTGATTTTTCATGTCAAGAAAATGATAAACCCTCAAATTCTCCTAATA AAGATGAGAGAACTCCTTCAAAACTTACAAGGCAGAATGGCTTCATCGTGGAGAAACCAAAGACAAAAAAAACTACACCAAAGAAAAAATTGGCGAACAGTGACTTGATTGAGACATTGTCTAAGAAAACATCTTCTGATACTATGTTAGATGGGCCTACACTGCAATCCATTCCCAATCTTAGATTAGAGGCAAAAATGACCACTCAG GAAAATTCACGTTTATTTGCAGGAAAGCAAATACATCCATTTTTCTCATTACATAAGGCAAGTAAAAGAAACCAGGAGATAATTGATCTGGAGGATCCGTGTTGTTCTTCTGAAAGAAAGGACGCTAACCTTAGTTTCAACCCTATTCATGTATTTGACATGGTTGAG GATGGTTCCCACTGCCTTGATTGGAAGAATTGGTCGTTTTCTGAGGGAAATCTCAGCAGCATCAATTCTCATCTGGAAGATAACTTGTTATCACTTTATGATCAACGTGTAAACTCCTTACAGTTTGATGACTTCTCAAGACATTCTTTCCCAAGCAGTGGATTGACATGCCAAAACAACATTTCTCTGGATAAATGCCCTATTACACTCGATGAG GAGGGTGAAGTTGGCAGAACTAATTGTGTCCAAGCATCTTCTAGTTGTGTAGCATTCGGAGCTGAGTGGCAGGGCAAGTTTGTTCAGCAAGG TTCTTCCAATTGGCCAGAGAATTGCTTATGGACAGACAAATATCAGCCTAGAAGGGCTGCACAG ATATGTGGCAATGATGAAGCAGTTAAGTTTATTAGTCAGTGGCTATATCTATGGCATGAGAAAGGTTCTCAAAGTGGCAAAAGTTCTTTCCATGATGAGCAAGCAGTTGGCGAAGACATTGATTACTCCTCTCATCAAAGTGACACTGATTCTGAGAATATAGATGAAGAAACCTCTTTGAAGAATGTCCTCCTAGTTACGGGGCCAGTTGGG AGTGGGAAATCTGCTGCCATCTATGCCTGTGCGGAAGAGCAAGGTTTTCAAGTTCTTGAG GTCAATGCATCAGATTGGCGTAATGGAGCCCTTGTGAAGCATAGATTTGGGGAGGCTCTAGGGTCACACTGGCTTCAACA TAAAGTGGATAATACAGCTAGTTCGGACAAAAAATATCTATCAAAGTCTTCCCCGGAAATTATTGAGGTGACAAAAGGGTCTGAGGATGAAGTTGTAGAACTGATACCGCTATCTGATGAAGATGATCCTCAACTAATTTGCAATGGGAATAGCATTCTTGACTGTCAAAATGAAATTAAGACTTTGATTCTTTTTGAGGATGTGGATGCTACTCTCAGTGAAGATCATGGTTTTTTATCCACAATACAGCAACTTGCACAGACGGCAAAGCGCCCAATGATTTTGACTGCTAACA ATTACAATCCTATCCTGCCAAACAATTTAGACAGGTTGGAGGTGTCTTTTAAAATGCCTTCACCAGCGGAGCTCCTTGGGCTTGGACACATG GTTTGTGCAGCAGAAAAAGCTGAAATTGAACCTTGGTTGATCAATCGTTTAATTGATTCTTGTCAAGGCGATATTCGTAAAACCATCATGTATCTTCAGTTTTGGTGCCAGGGTCagaattcaaagaaag GTACTGGATCACAGATAACATATAGTCCACTTCCATTTGACCTTGAAGCTGGGCATGAGGTACTACCGAAATTAATTCCTTGGGGCTGCCCTTCTCGGCTATCTGAAATTGTGGAGGAGGAGATTACCAAGTCGCTAGTGATGATGGAAGATAGGTATGGCTTAGTGGACATAATTGTAGAAGAAGAGCTGAACTGTGGGAAACCACATGCTAGTTCAAGGATTCAAAGTCATAAACTGGACCACATTGAGGTCAAGAAAGAAGCAATATTGAGCTTGCACTCTTCCATTTATGATGAAGATGATTTATTAGCTCAGCCTGATTGCAATTTGGAACTTTCCGATTTCTCTGGATCACCAGTTGCATTTTCCGGAAGCGTTAGGAGAAAACTTGGTGCTGTCATATCATCTGATTCGGAAGAGGAATATTTAGGTGATAATACTCCCACTCTTCTTGGCAGAGAATTTGGtgatcaaaagaatgaaatTCAAGTTAGGAGAAAACTTGGTGCTGTTATGTCATCTGATTCTGAAGAGGAATATTTAGGTGATAATATTCCCACTCTTCTTGGCAGAGAATTTGGtgatcaaaagaatgaaatgcaagttgTGAATAGCACATCTTCTCCACACTTATTTCCTATTGGAAGTTGCTGCCATCCAACTGATCAACTTACTCATGTTGAAGAAGACAAATTGAAGCATAGTGGTTCGACATGCTTAGAAAATGTTGTTTATTCGCATATGGATGGGGTGTGCAGGTCAGTTGACATGTCCAGTGTGCCAGAACCATCATTTGTCCCTGAGACTGAGTTTGGTGATCAAACAGACCTATTTTCTGTAGCAGTATCTTGCAGCCTCATGGAAGTAGATTCGATGAGTGAAAATTTATTACCAAGGCTCTCTTCCATTAAAGATGGAAAGTGCTGTACTCCACCATATGAGAACCAGGAAATGCTGAGCAATGATAGTGATATGCATAGGAAAACATTGAAGACAGAGGAGATAGGTGATTCTAACCTTGAACATGTAGAAGATGGCATAAGAGGACATCAAATGTTGGATGAATGTAGCCGCGTTGAGTTCAGTGGAGCTCCTAAGACCTTCAAGACACTAAAGCCTCATCAACAGGTTGATTTTGTAGAAGAAACATGGAGAAGACTGCGTGAGCGTAAAACAGATTTACAGCAGTATGTTACCCCTCAACAGAAAGAAGCTTTTCAAGCTCTAAAAGTTGCTTCCGGAATGAGTAAACTAATTTCTGAAGCTGATTCATTAGTTACTTTGTGCCAATCACAGATATGT GACTCCTTGGAGCCATCACTCTCGCCATGTGAGGAGTCGCAATTAGGTAGCTGGTATGATGACCATCTGCATATGTCATCAATTATGGCTCAACATGGCATATGCTTCTATGCTAAGGAAAGTCTTGCAGTGGGATCAAATCGTGACTCAGTGGATAGAGTGGATTTGGCTTGGGAGATGTTGTCATCCTCTACCAATGCAATGGCATTAGGGAGACTACTCAGTGTGGACAGGAAATTGACAGGAGGGACAGAAGAAAGGTCGGAGATGAGTCGCTGTTCCTTTAGAAGGTATAGAATTAGAAG GAAAATAGACTCGTGTCTTTACAATGTACTTGAGTCTGTAGTTCCCCCAAGGACGCATCTAGCCCTGCATGGTGATGCCTTTCATGAATATCTCTCGTCATTGAGCAAGGTCTCGAGATTGGAAGCTGGCCGTCTGGCTGAACTTGCTTCTAAGAGAGAACAAAGAAG GGCACGTATTGCACGGCATTACTTGAGTTCTGGCACATTTGTATTATCCCCTGAAGATATTTCACTGCTAAGTCAATATAACAGCTACAGAAAGTTTCTCCCCAACGGGGATATACATGGTTCAGATAAAGCTCTCTCTTGA